In Thiovibrio frasassiensis, one DNA window encodes the following:
- a CDS encoding serine hydrolase: MMRKNIQPNLRQMAASLFLLALLLLPVVSSAKSVPPASRYDVLYIWDKDLSNLQDYKEELEGQLGDEVGRHLRLIQRGDQYGIIYDCNTTALAAAKMAVRHSVLLSKVELGDARAIKDEDYHELYNVSYGHGANLEALHEQYKLINSYLGAEVGKELFIEKSGDGKYTLIYRRQTDKVSAMAVARKHAKILSKIHLSASITREDNNEVVFGESSLLDHEEKASEAAPGPCLPEPQVAEKKKPAADAVPVLTGVKKQCFTEIGGKTNGTLKKQLEEYIAELRRTGQVAQDEKTGWLVIDLTKGETIVDINVDRPYQAASMIKPLIALAYFHQFKEGKLKYTSKARRKMEAMIQHSNNAATNWVLKQVGGPRAAQKILSSHYGHLLKETSIVEYIPGGGRTYRNKASAKDYGRFLVALWRKELPQGKELRRLMALPGRDRLYSGTPIPQGTLVYNKTGSTAKLCGDMGILAPKGQNGRRYPYVVVGIIEKQRATGNYGHWAMARGNVIRHVSSMIYQEMKANYNLL, translated from the coding sequence ATGATGCGCAAAAATATCCAACCCAACCTCCGTCAAATGGCAGCCTCCCTCTTTCTCCTGGCCCTGCTCCTCCTGCCGGTGGTCTCCTCGGCCAAATCGGTCCCGCCCGCCAGCCGCTACGACGTGCTCTATATCTGGGACAAGGACCTGAGCAACCTCCAGGATTACAAAGAGGAGCTGGAAGGCCAGCTCGGCGACGAGGTCGGCAGACACTTGCGCCTGATCCAGCGCGGCGACCAGTACGGGATCATCTACGACTGCAACACCACCGCCCTGGCCGCCGCCAAGATGGCGGTGCGCCACAGCGTCCTCCTCAGTAAGGTCGAGCTGGGCGACGCCAGGGCGATCAAGGATGAAGACTACCACGAACTCTACAACGTCTCCTACGGCCACGGCGCCAACCTCGAGGCGCTGCACGAGCAGTACAAGCTCATCAACAGCTACCTCGGGGCAGAGGTCGGCAAAGAGCTCTTCATCGAAAAGAGCGGCGACGGCAAATACACCCTGATCTACCGGCGGCAAACCGATAAAGTCTCGGCCATGGCTGTGGCCCGCAAGCACGCCAAGATCCTGAGCAAGATCCACCTCTCCGCCTCCATCACCCGGGAGGACAACAACGAGGTGGTTTTCGGCGAGTCGAGCCTCCTGGACCACGAAGAAAAAGCAAGCGAAGCCGCTCCCGGACCATGCCTACCGGAACCCCAGGTGGCCGAAAAGAAGAAACCAGCGGCCGATGCGGTGCCCGTGCTCACCGGGGTGAAGAAACAATGCTTCACGGAAATTGGGGGCAAAACCAACGGCACACTGAAAAAACAGCTGGAGGAGTATATCGCCGAGTTGCGGCGCACCGGCCAGGTGGCCCAGGATGAAAAAACCGGCTGGCTGGTCATCGATCTGACCAAGGGGGAAACCATTGTCGATATCAACGTCGACAGACCCTACCAGGCGGCGAGCATGATCAAGCCGCTCATCGCCCTCGCCTATTTCCACCAATTCAAGGAGGGGAAACTGAAATACACCTCCAAGGCCCGGCGGAAAATGGAGGCGATGATCCAGCACAGCAACAACGCGGCCACCAACTGGGTCTTAAAGCAGGTGGGCGGCCCGAGAGCGGCGCAGAAGATCCTCAGCAGCCATTACGGCCATCTGCTCAAGGAAACCAGCATTGTCGAATACATCCCCGGCGGCGGGAGAACCTACCGCAACAAGGCCTCGGCCAAGGATTACGGCCGCTTCCTCGTAGCGCTCTGGCGCAAGGAACTCCCCCAAGGCAAAGAGCTGCGGAGGCTGATGGCCCTGCCCGGCCGCGACCGCCTCTACTCCGGCACCCCGATTCCCCAAGGCACCCTGGTCTACAACAAGACCGGCAGCACCGCAAAACTCTGCGGGGACATGGGCATCCTGGCCCCCAAGGGGCAAAACGGCCGCCGCTATCCCTATGTGGTGGTGGGGATCATCGAGAAACAACGGGCGACCGGCAACTACGGGCACTGGGCAATGGCCCGGGGCAACGTGATCCGCCACGTTTCCTCCATGATCTATCAGGAGATGAAGGCCAACTACAATCTGCTTTGA
- the mrcB gene encoding penicillin-binding protein 1B, giving the protein MAQKKLFPKKKGGKGSRRRRWSLLKILLTATLLLLAALVLYVMYLDRVIRLKFDGKRWALPAVVYARPLELYPGLVLTPAMLAEELELGGYRRDKAAKDPGGYDRTGQVMHLVTRDFAFPDGLEKSAHLTVEFDGSAIKQISATQSGAEISLARIDPARIGSFHPLENEDRVIYKRNELPELLVKTLLAVEDRHFYSHSGVDPLGILRAMFANIRAGKTVQGGSTLTQQLVKNFFLNNERTLQRKVNEAIMALLLEAHYSKDEILTAYANEIFLGQDRGRSVHGFGLASQFYFRRELQDLSPGQIAMLVGMIKGPSYYDPRQDPKRALLRQQLVLEVMRKEGVITEKAYRIAMAAGLEESSSVQSGFNRYPDFLELVRRQLTREYREADLTSNGLKILTTLDPQVQQQVEINLRQTLPALEKRRGTSKLEGAVIVSSREGGEILALAGSRNAMQPGFNRALDAQRPIGSLIKPLVYLTALSNGYTLATPVADTSFNLKTAGAKAWRPENYDKQEHGTVPFYDALAHSYNLATVKIGMDVGVAKVVANLKRAGITRDFKPYPSFLLGTAELSPLEVAQLYQLFATGGFHQPQRCISSVLTVENTLLQRYGLTVEQHFAPQEIFLLNTALQRVVSEGTARSLAQYLPPSVGAAGKTGTTDELRDSWFAGFTGNRLAVVWLGRDDNKPTGLTGASGAMVVWGRIMQSLQPQPLELIEPEGIEWARLDAGSYSPSADTPRTNLILPFAPGTMPRGATPTSGPSDPGQEKKSSPGILNTIRGWFN; this is encoded by the coding sequence TTGGCTCAGAAAAAATTATTCCCGAAAAAGAAGGGGGGCAAGGGCAGCAGGAGACGTCGCTGGAGTCTGCTCAAGATCCTGCTGACAGCGACGCTTCTGCTCCTGGCGGCCCTTGTCCTCTACGTCATGTATCTGGACCGGGTGATCCGCCTCAAATTTGACGGCAAGCGCTGGGCCCTGCCCGCCGTGGTCTATGCCCGACCCCTGGAGTTGTATCCCGGCCTAGTGCTCACTCCGGCCATGCTGGCAGAAGAACTGGAGCTCGGCGGCTATCGGCGGGACAAGGCGGCAAAAGATCCGGGCGGCTATGACCGGACAGGCCAAGTCATGCATCTGGTGACCCGGGATTTTGCCTTTCCCGACGGCTTGGAAAAATCGGCCCACCTCACGGTGGAGTTTGACGGTTCCGCAATCAAGCAGATCTCCGCGACCCAGAGCGGGGCGGAAATCAGCCTGGCCCGCATCGATCCGGCCCGGATCGGCAGTTTTCATCCCCTGGAAAACGAAGACCGGGTGATCTACAAGCGCAATGAGCTTCCCGAGCTGCTGGTCAAGACCCTGCTCGCGGTGGAGGACCGACATTTTTACAGCCATTCCGGCGTCGATCCGCTGGGAATCCTGCGGGCTATGTTCGCCAATATCCGCGCCGGCAAAACGGTACAGGGCGGCAGCACCCTGACCCAGCAGCTGGTGAAAAACTTTTTCCTCAATAACGAGCGCACCCTGCAGCGCAAGGTCAATGAGGCGATCATGGCCCTGCTGCTGGAGGCGCATTACAGCAAGGACGAGATCCTCACCGCCTATGCCAATGAGATTTTTCTCGGCCAGGACCGGGGCAGGTCGGTGCATGGTTTCGGCTTGGCGAGCCAGTTCTATTTCCGCCGCGAATTGCAGGATCTTTCCCCTGGTCAGATTGCCATGCTGGTGGGGATGATCAAGGGCCCTTCCTATTATGATCCGCGCCAAGACCCCAAGCGCGCCCTGCTGCGGCAGCAGTTGGTCCTCGAGGTGATGCGTAAAGAAGGGGTGATCACCGAGAAGGCATACCGCATTGCCATGGCTGCCGGCCTGGAGGAGAGCAGCTCGGTGCAGAGCGGCTTTAACCGCTATCCCGATTTTCTCGAACTGGTGCGCCGCCAGCTGACCCGGGAGTATCGCGAGGCAGATCTCACCTCCAATGGCTTGAAGATCCTCACCACCCTCGATCCCCAGGTGCAGCAGCAAGTGGAGATCAATCTCCGGCAAACCCTGCCGGCCCTGGAAAAACGGCGAGGGACCAGCAAACTTGAGGGGGCGGTGATTGTCAGCAGCCGGGAGGGCGGGGAGATCCTCGCCCTGGCGGGAAGCCGCAACGCCATGCAACCCGGGTTCAACCGGGCCCTGGATGCCCAGCGCCCCATCGGCTCGCTCATCAAGCCGCTCGTCTATCTGACGGCCCTGAGCAACGGCTACACCCTGGCAACCCCGGTGGCGGACACCTCCTTCAACCTGAAAACTGCCGGGGCCAAGGCATGGCGCCCGGAAAATTATGACAAGCAAGAGCATGGGACGGTGCCCTTCTATGACGCGCTGGCCCATTCCTATAATCTGGCTACGGTCAAGATCGGCATGGATGTCGGGGTGGCAAAGGTGGTGGCCAATCTCAAGCGGGCCGGGATCACCCGGGATTTCAAGCCCTACCCTTCCTTCCTCCTGGGCACGGCGGAGCTCTCTCCCCTTGAGGTGGCCCAGCTCTATCAGCTCTTTGCCACGGGAGGTTTCCATCAGCCGCAGCGGTGCATCAGCAGCGTGCTGACCGTGGAGAACACGCTGCTCCAGCGTTACGGCCTCACCGTGGAGCAGCATTTTGCCCCCCAGGAGATCTTTCTGCTCAATACCGCCTTACAGCGGGTGGTGAGCGAGGGCACCGCCCGGTCGCTGGCCCAGTATCTGCCACCCTCGGTGGGGGCTGCCGGCAAGACCGGAACCACGGATGAGCTGCGGGACAGCTGGTTTGCCGGCTTCACCGGAAACCGGCTGGCTGTGGTCTGGCTCGGCCGCGACGATAACAAGCCGACCGGGCTTACCGGGGCCAGCGGCGCCATGGTGGTGTGGGGCAGGATCATGCAGTCGCTCCAGCCCCAGCCCCTGGAGCTGATTGAGCCGGAGGGGATCGAATGGGCCAGGCTGGATGCGGGAAGCTATTCCCCCTCCGCGGATACCCCCCGTACCAATCTGATCCTCCCCTTTGCCCCAGGCACCATGCCCAGGGGGGCAACCCCGACTTCCGGCCCGTCTGATCCCGGGCAGGAGAAGAAGAGCAGCCCGGGAATCTTGAACACGATCCGCGGCTGGTTCAATTAA
- a CDS encoding tetratricopeptide repeat protein has product MQRKAGNHLWQMGVKIGLLLALTLVMHGCAGKTLVEQPSAPAPSSRPGQAPAPSEAPAPGYESVPVPKEGKAAATLLASARQNLRVGQFAKAEMTLERALRLEPRNARLWQEMGQVKYGQKDYRQAVQFCIKSKSLAGKDRALIRQNWLLMEKAYLKLGETEKARQAGSKAR; this is encoded by the coding sequence ATGCAGCGGAAAGCAGGGAACCACTTATGGCAGATGGGCGTGAAGATCGGGTTGCTCCTGGCTTTGACTCTGGTTATGCACGGCTGTGCGGGGAAAACACTTGTCGAGCAGCCCAGCGCACCGGCGCCAAGCTCCCGGCCCGGCCAAGCTCCTGCGCCGAGTGAAGCTCCGGCTCCCGGCTATGAGTCGGTACCGGTGCCGAAAGAAGGCAAGGCTGCCGCGACCTTGCTGGCCAGTGCCCGCCAAAATCTGCGGGTCGGCCAGTTTGCTAAGGCGGAAATGACGCTGGAACGCGCCCTCCGGCTTGAACCCCGCAATGCCAGACTCTGGCAGGAGATGGGTCAGGTGAAGTACGGGCAGAAGGATTATCGGCAGGCGGTCCAGTTCTGTATCAAGTCGAAAAGCCTGGCCGGCAAGGACCGTGCTTTGATCCGGCAGAACTGGCTCTTGATGGAAAAGGCGTATCTAAAACTGGGGGAAACGGAGAAAGCGAGGCAGGCGGGAAGCAAGGCCAGGTGA
- a CDS encoding type II toxin-antitoxin system RelE family toxin, which translates to MLKLDLTKRALGFLEQLPPKQFRQVANKGFGLMGNPEPHDSKELIGYPFRRADIGEYRIVYRVEDDILKVALIGKRNDDDVYRQLKR; encoded by the coding sequence ATGCTTAAGCTCGATCTGACCAAAAGAGCCTTGGGTTTTCTCGAACAGTTGCCGCCGAAGCAGTTCAGACAGGTGGCGAACAAGGGTTTCGGCTTGATGGGAAACCCGGAGCCTCACGACTCAAAAGAGCTGATTGGTTATCCCTTTCGTCGGGCCGATATTGGGGAATATCGGATCGTTTACCGAGTGGAAGATGATATCCTGAAAGTGGCGCTTATCGGCAAGCGTAATGATGATGACGTCTATAGACAGCTGAAACGATAG
- a CDS encoding type II toxin-antitoxin system Phd/YefM family antitoxin, whose protein sequence is MEITATELKNRFGKYLDISRVEPVIVDKTGRKTAVLLSYEEYKRLTEMEDAYWAQKAFGAEQEGYVGTEKSMAFLKEKHA, encoded by the coding sequence ATGGAAATTACAGCCACGGAATTAAAAAATAGGTTCGGGAAATACCTTGATATCTCCAGGGTGGAACCGGTGATTGTTGACAAAACCGGGAGAAAGACAGCGGTGTTGCTCTCTTATGAGGAATACAAACGCCTCACGGAAATGGAAGACGCCTACTGGGCACAGAAAGCTTTTGGGGCGGAGCAGGAAGGGTATGTCGGTACGGAAAAGAGCATGGCCTTTCTGAAAGAGAAGCATGCTTAA
- a CDS encoding DUF6172 family protein, with amino-acid sequence MKKNFKLTHPKIKIPRLVEAIKFEVRKYLKRERNKPLPDTVDFWDFDCRFGPDEDSAEVIHVSAINKSIDGAEAKQLESFYLEILAKPGRRTKKPKEEVQIEGEEGE; translated from the coding sequence ATGAAAAAAAACTTTAAGTTGACCCACCCAAAGATCAAAATCCCAAGGCTGGTTGAAGCCATCAAATTTGAAGTGAGAAAATACCTAAAAAGAGAACGGAATAAGCCGCTGCCCGATACGGTCGATTTTTGGGATTTTGACTGCCGGTTCGGACCGGATGAGGATAGCGCCGAGGTGATTCATGTCTCCGCCATCAACAAATCCATTGATGGGGCCGAAGCAAAACAACTCGAATCCTTTTACTTGGAAATTCTGGCCAAACCGGGCCGTCGCACCAAAAAGCCCAAGGAAGAGGTGCAAATAGAAGGGGAAGAGGGGGAGTAG
- a CDS encoding type II toxin-antitoxin system RelE family toxin, which produces MAVYNLFFKDSVRKDLDSIPKNDLRRIIEGIESLAANPRPLGCEKLSGQEKYRLRQGNYRIIYSIQDTQLTVWVVKVGHRREVYRG; this is translated from the coding sequence ATGGCCGTTTATAACCTCTTTTTTAAGGATTCGGTCAGGAAGGATCTGGATTCCATCCCCAAAAACGACCTGCGACGGATCATCGAAGGGATAGAAAGCCTTGCCGCAAATCCCCGGCCCCTTGGTTGCGAAAAACTCTCCGGCCAGGAAAAATACCGCCTTCGCCAGGGAAATTACCGCATCATCTATTCGATACAAGACACGCAACTGACCGTTTGGGTGGTCAAGGTCGGCCACCGCCGGGAAGTCTACCGAGGCTAA
- a CDS encoding DEAD/DEAH box helicase family protein, translating into MSNFTFLPQEFRDIAESAARAEGHIMGDPRAACFHARFTLEAAVHWLYRHDRSLRMPYDNSLGALLHEPSFQNLLPQPVFQKARVIQKLGNQAVHSQRPVRQYDALQVVKELHHICYWLVRTYAPATPLAGVIWQDDRVPKPAKAEEVVSRKELEKLEATLAEQNRKDLKQQQERDSLDAELQRLREELAKVRAQAEQTADTHDYSEAETRSYLIDVDLLRAGWPLDKKRDREYEVIGMPNNKGVGYVDYVLWGDDGKPLAVVEAKKTTVDPRVGQQQAKLYADCLEQMHGQRPLIFYTNGYKTRLWDDLSYPPRRVAGFYKKDELQRLILRRSQKNNLDVAQIKDGIVERYYQKRAIGSIFNQFTQARRKALLVMATGTGKTRTAIALVDVLQRAGWVKRALFLADRVSLVNQAVGAFKAHLPESSPVNLVTERDTEGRVYVCTYPTMLNLIDQTDGGEARFGVGHFDLVIIDEAHRSVYQKYGAIFRYFDSMLVGLTATPREEVDHNTYDLFELEPGVPTDAYELQTAVADGFLVPPRAQQVDLKFPREGIDYESLSEEEKEQWESLDWGDDADERGMPTQVNATAINNWLFNRDTVDKVLQHLMEHGHKVDGGDRLAKTIIFARNHKHAEFIEERFNHHYPHYKGHFARIIDNYATYPQSLIDDFSQKGKAPHIAISVDMLDTGIDVPEVANLAFFKPVYSKIKFWQMIGRGTRLCPELFGPDEDKEDFRVFDFCFNFDFFNENPQGIEGGGGVPLAIRLFRARVQLLGQMQQLPELDPEAKLREGITSGLHEEVTAMNRENFIVRMHLEAVEKYQDRGAWDKLGEEDREVLQREVACLPSELATDEIESRMFDLTVLRMQLALAQNEPNTLERHRQKVVEIAMLLEEKATIPAVKAQLSYLAALQETGFWEGLNLEMLEEMRLRLRNLVVFLDKKKRKIVYTDFKDEVLGVREPEAVYMPRMTGAQYEKKVRDYLRNHLNHLVIHRLRTNQPLTETDLKGLEQALCEIGEEDGQTLLSSLLARSGAPSLAWFVRSLVGMDRAVAQAAFSQFLNDRSLTEPQMRFVETIIDQLTARGVMEASALYEPPFSNLHAGGPDALFADKNKVIDGIFGALNVVQTGLKGQLA; encoded by the coding sequence ATGAGCAACTTCACCTTCCTGCCCCAAGAATTTCGCGACATCGCGGAATCCGCCGCCAGAGCGGAAGGCCACATCATGGGCGACCCGCGCGCCGCCTGCTTTCACGCCCGCTTCACCCTGGAGGCGGCGGTGCACTGGCTCTACCGCCACGACCGCAGCCTGCGCATGCCCTACGACAACAGCCTCGGGGCGCTGCTGCACGAACCCTCCTTCCAGAACCTGCTACCGCAGCCGGTCTTTCAGAAAGCCCGCGTCATCCAGAAGCTCGGCAACCAAGCCGTCCACAGCCAGAGACCGGTGCGCCAGTACGACGCTCTGCAGGTGGTGAAAGAGTTGCACCATATCTGCTACTGGCTGGTGCGCACCTATGCCCCCGCCACCCCTCTTGCCGGGGTGATCTGGCAGGACGACCGGGTGCCGAAACCGGCGAAAGCCGAGGAAGTCGTCTCCCGCAAGGAACTGGAGAAGCTGGAAGCGACCCTGGCCGAGCAGAACCGGAAAGACCTCAAGCAACAGCAGGAGCGTGACTCCCTCGATGCCGAACTCCAGAGATTGCGCGAGGAGCTGGCCAAGGTCCGCGCCCAGGCGGAACAGACCGCCGACACCCACGACTACTCCGAGGCAGAGACCCGCAGCTACCTGATCGACGTCGACCTCCTTCGCGCCGGTTGGCCCCTGGATAAAAAACGCGACCGGGAATATGAAGTCATTGGCATGCCGAACAACAAGGGGGTTGGCTACGTCGACTACGTGCTCTGGGGGGATGACGGCAAGCCGCTGGCCGTGGTGGAGGCGAAGAAGACCACTGTCGACCCGCGAGTTGGCCAACAGCAGGCCAAGCTCTATGCCGACTGCCTGGAACAGATGCACGGCCAGAGGCCGCTGATCTTCTATACCAACGGCTACAAGACCCGGCTGTGGGACGATCTGAGCTATCCGCCGCGCCGGGTGGCCGGGTTCTACAAGAAGGACGAGCTGCAACGGTTGATCCTGCGCCGCAGCCAGAAAAACAATCTCGATGTCGCCCAGATCAAGGACGGTATTGTCGAGCGTTACTACCAGAAGCGCGCCATCGGCTCCATCTTCAACCAGTTCACCCAGGCCAGACGCAAGGCGCTGCTGGTGATGGCCACCGGCACCGGCAAGACCCGGACCGCCATTGCCCTGGTGGACGTGCTGCAACGGGCGGGCTGGGTCAAGCGGGCGCTCTTTTTGGCCGACCGGGTGTCGCTGGTCAACCAGGCGGTCGGGGCCTTCAAGGCGCATCTGCCGGAATCGAGCCCGGTCAACCTGGTCACCGAAAGGGATACCGAGGGCAGGGTCTACGTCTGTACCTACCCGACCATGCTGAACCTGATCGACCAGACCGATGGCGGCGAGGCCCGTTTCGGGGTCGGCCACTTCGATCTGGTGATAATCGACGAGGCGCACCGCTCGGTCTACCAGAAGTACGGGGCGATCTTCCGCTACTTCGATTCCATGCTGGTGGGTCTCACCGCCACGCCACGGGAAGAGGTGGACCACAACACCTACGATTTGTTCGAGCTGGAGCCGGGGGTGCCCACCGATGCCTACGAACTGCAGACCGCCGTTGCCGATGGCTTCCTGGTGCCGCCCAGGGCGCAGCAGGTCGACCTCAAGTTTCCCCGCGAGGGGATCGACTACGAGTCGCTCAGCGAGGAAGAAAAGGAGCAGTGGGAGAGCCTCGACTGGGGGGATGACGCCGACGAGCGCGGCATGCCGACCCAGGTCAATGCAACGGCGATCAACAACTGGCTGTTCAACCGGGACACGGTGGACAAGGTTCTCCAGCACCTGATGGAGCACGGCCACAAGGTCGATGGCGGCGATCGGTTGGCCAAGACCATCATCTTTGCCCGCAACCATAAGCATGCCGAGTTCATCGAGGAGCGCTTCAATCACCATTACCCGCACTACAAAGGGCACTTCGCACGGATCATCGACAACTACGCCACGTACCCCCAGAGCCTGATCGACGACTTTTCACAGAAGGGCAAGGCACCGCACATCGCCATCTCGGTGGATATGCTCGACACCGGTATCGACGTGCCCGAGGTGGCCAATCTGGCCTTCTTTAAACCGGTGTACTCTAAGATCAAATTCTGGCAGATGATCGGACGCGGCACCCGCCTGTGCCCCGAGTTGTTCGGCCCGGATGAAGACAAAGAGGACTTCCGCGTTTTCGACTTCTGCTTCAATTTCGACTTTTTTAACGAGAATCCGCAGGGCATCGAAGGCGGCGGCGGGGTGCCTCTGGCCATCCGTTTGTTCCGAGCCCGTGTGCAGTTGCTGGGGCAGATGCAGCAGTTGCCGGAACTGGACCCCGAAGCCAAACTGCGTGAAGGGATCACCTCGGGGCTCCACGAGGAAGTTACCGCCATGAACCGGGAGAACTTCATCGTTCGCATGCACCTGGAGGCGGTGGAGAAGTATCAGGATCGCGGGGCCTGGGACAAGCTCGGGGAAGAGGACCGCGAGGTGTTGCAGCGCGAGGTTGCCTGTCTGCCGAGCGAGCTTGCAACCGACGAGATCGAATCGCGCATGTTCGACCTCACCGTGCTGCGCATGCAGCTCGCCCTGGCTCAGAACGAACCCAACACCTTGGAGCGGCATCGTCAGAAGGTGGTTGAGATTGCCATGCTGCTTGAGGAAAAGGCGACCATCCCGGCGGTCAAGGCGCAGTTGAGCTACCTGGCTGCACTTCAGGAAACCGGCTTCTGGGAAGGGCTCAACCTGGAGATGCTGGAGGAGATGCGGTTGCGGCTACGCAACCTGGTGGTGTTCCTCGACAAGAAGAAGCGCAAGATCGTCTACACAGACTTCAAGGACGAGGTGCTGGGGGTGCGGGAGCCCGAGGCTGTTTATATGCCCAGGATGACCGGGGCGCAGTATGAAAAGAAGGTCAGGGACTATCTGCGTAATCATCTGAACCATCTCGTGATCCACCGCCTGCGAACCAACCAGCCGCTGACCGAGACGGACCTGAAGGGATTGGAGCAGGCCCTGTGCGAGATCGGCGAAGAAGACGGCCAGACCTTGCTCAGCAGTTTGCTGGCTCGCAGCGGCGCCCCTTCACTGGCCTGGTTCGTGCGCAGCCTGGTCGGCATGGACCGGGCCGTGGCACAGGCTGCATTCTCGCAATTTTTGAACGACCGCAGCCTCACCGAACCGCAGATGCGCTTCGTGGAGACGATTATCGACCAGCTCACCGCCCGTGGAGTGATGGAAGCCTCGGCGCTCTACGAACCGCCGTTCAGCAACCTGCATGCCGGTGGGCCTGACGCGTTGTTTGCCGACAAGAACAAGGTCATTGACGGAATATTTGGAGCGCTGAATGTCGTTCAGACCGGATTGAAGGGGCAGTTGGCGTAA
- a CDS encoding restriction endonuclease subunit S yields MKWATATIGEVCEVVSGATPKTGTPAFWDGDVPWVTPKDLSDNVQKYLTDTPRKITTAGLRSCSAKMLPADSVLFSSRAPIGLVAINKIPVCTNQGFKNMVPRNGILSPDYLYWWLDIHREDVQRLGRGATFKEVSKKIVEDIQIPLPPLAEQKRIAVILDAADGLRAKRRESLAQLDTLLQSTFLDMFGDPVTNPKGWRVVDFKEVGTSRLGKMLDKGKEAGNCQFPYLANFNVQWGRFVLDDLRRMDFTEKDRKEFELKDGDLLVCEGGEVGRTAIWRGEMKDVYFQKALHRVRLNPSKSVPEYVQQCMWFMAKNGGFRDFTNSATIAHLTGVKLKTVPFPQPPLDLQHRFATIVESIEQQKARLRSHLAELDTLFASLQQRAFNGELLP; encoded by the coding sequence ATGAAGTGGGCAACTGCCACTATCGGGGAAGTGTGCGAAGTAGTTTCTGGCGCAACTCCCAAAACCGGGACCCCGGCATTTTGGGATGGTGACGTGCCTTGGGTTACGCCCAAAGACCTGAGCGACAATGTGCAGAAATATTTGACTGATACACCAAGGAAAATAACGACAGCCGGCCTCAGAAGCTGTTCTGCAAAAATGCTACCTGCTGACTCGGTATTGTTCAGCTCACGTGCGCCGATAGGGCTGGTGGCAATCAATAAAATTCCTGTGTGCACCAACCAGGGCTTTAAGAACATGGTGCCGCGCAACGGCATTCTTTCTCCCGATTACCTTTACTGGTGGTTGGATATACACCGGGAGGACGTTCAACGACTTGGACGCGGAGCAACATTTAAGGAAGTCTCCAAAAAGATTGTTGAGGATATACAAATCCCCCTCCCTCCCCTCGCCGAGCAGAAGCGGATTGCGGTCATCCTGGACGCGGCGGACGGGCTGCGGGCCAAGCGGCGCGAGTCCCTCGCCCAGCTCGACACCCTGCTCCAATCGACCTTCCTCGACATGTTCGGCGATCCCGTGACCAACCCGAAGGGGTGGAGAGTTGTGGATTTCAAAGAGGTCGGGACCAGCCGCCTTGGAAAGATGCTCGATAAAGGTAAGGAGGCCGGGAATTGTCAATTTCCGTACCTTGCGAACTTCAATGTGCAGTGGGGCCGTTTTGTGCTGGACGACCTGAGGCGCATGGACTTTACAGAGAAAGATCGCAAAGAATTTGAACTGAAAGATGGTGATCTTCTAGTTTGCGAGGGCGGTGAAGTTGGAAGGACTGCCATCTGGCGGGGCGAAATGAAGGACGTTTACTTTCAAAAAGCTCTGCATAGAGTAAGGCTGAATCCTTCTAAATCTGTCCCTGAATACGTCCAGCAGTGCATGTGGTTTATGGCTAAGAATGGAGGCTTTCGAGACTTCACTAACTCGGCGACAATTGCGCACCTCACCGGAGTGAAACTCAAGACTGTACCGTTTCCACAGCCTCCTCTCGACCTCCAACACCGCTTCGCCACCATCGTCGAATCAATCGAGCAGCAGAAAGCCCGGCTCCGTAGTCATCTGGCCGAACTCGACACCCTCTTCGCCTCCCTGCAACAGCGCGCCTTCAACGGAGAGCTGTTGCCATGA